AGTTGTAATGTATCAGGAGCAATAACTTCTTGTCCGAAGTTCTCATCCATAAGCATAGAAGGATTTTTAAAAATTTCTTCAAGCGAATAGGGTAAATAAGCTCCTAATTGAAATGGCTTAGTTGAAATCCATAGCTTCTTTTGCTCGGGTTTAAATAAGATAGAATGATGAGCAATAAACTGATTTAAAGCCAATTCATTTCCTAAACCAATTGACTTATTTTCAGCTCCATATGGATTTCTTAAAAAAGATACAAAATCATTCAAATCAAATGAAGTCTTTGTATTCAGGAGCTCCTCTACCCTTTCAAACCTTAGTCCGGTTGCATTTTCCCTAAGGTTTTCCTGATTCAATTTTTCATTAAATAAAACAGGACTTTGAAAATGATTCGTTAGAATTTGTTCTGTTTTTGTTCCTGCTCTAAACAAGATGGTTGTATCAGGAGTTTTCTCAATTATAGCGGTTTGTCCATCTTCACTTGAACCAATAAAAAAAGTTTCCGCAACAAAACTTGCACGTTTTTTTGCAATAGAATAAGCTTCATCAATTGTGGATGCATATTGAACAATTTCACGAGCAATAATAGATACTGGCGTTTTTGCCGTAAACGGGATTTCTGATTTAGCAGCATTCAAAGTAATGCTTAATCCTTGATTATTCATCCCCGAAACAACACCACTCATTCCTGACCAAGAAAGCGATACGAAATTATATCCGCTATCTGGAGAGATAAACATAAGCACCTTATTCTCAGCGAATTTATCGCCTACATAGAAGTCAAAATTTCTTCCTATCAACAAAGTAGAATCTACAGAAAGACTATCCCAAACCGAGAAAGCAGTACAAGCAACTAAGTTAAGGTTTTGCATTGCATGCCCAATATCATGAGCAGCATGATAATTCAATTGACGCTCATAATTATCTCCAATAAAATCAAAACTATCATCGGCAAAAAGTGAAACCGCTTTAATTTCTTTTTGATATTCTAAAGGAATATAATCAGGCAAATTCCGATTCATAAATGAAGTAACATATTTCAGGAATTTCAAGTACTTTTCACTTGGAATCATTTTTTTTATCTGCTTAACAAAAGCCTCTTCCTGAATAAACATCAATTCTTGAGAAAGAATTCCATGGCTGTATCCTATTTCTTCCGGACTTCCTTGTAAATACATCTCCCAGATTCCATATGAATTCTTACGTAAGAAATTCTGCTTAAATAAAAAAGTGGAATCATTAAGTTTTGTTCTTTCTGAGCTTTTCAGTTGTTTCAAGTCCAATATCGGAGCTTCAATTTGAACAGCAAAATAAAAATAAATACTAAAAAGCACAGCAATTCCCAAAATTGGCAACAATAGCTTTAATAATATTTTTAGTACTCTTGAAAACATATATTTCTCAAATTAAACAATACCAATATTATCGGATTGTATCATAAATTTTTGTTGTTAAATATTCTAAACCTATCAATTCTCCCACAGTTAAAATCGCGCCTGCCGTCACTCCTAAAGCACCATGCATATTCATATTTTGCCCTGTAAAAAACAAATTAGGAATTGCTGTTCTTGGCAAAACAATGGTAGAATATGGATTTTCATGATCTTTTAAAACACCATAAGAAGAACCGTTTCTTGTTCCCGTATAATCGCGATAGCTTAATGGTGTTGAAGTATAATACTTTAATATTTTAGAGCGAAAACCCGGAATTCTTTTTTCCACAAGATCAATTAACTGCTCAGCTTTTTCTCTTTTAAAATCTAAATATTCTTGTCCGCGATTTTCCACAAAAGTATTTTCCCATTTCTTCACATCTCCAAAAGACATAGGCGATAAAGCGGTAGCATGACTTACCCATTCGGGATTTTGTGAAGAAGCAGGAGTATAAAAATAAAAATGTTGAGGCCAAGGATTGGCATCATTATGCCAAACATCCTGAGCCGCAAAATGATAGAT
This window of the Bacteroidales bacterium genome carries:
- a CDS encoding choloylglycine hydrolase — protein: MFSRVLKILLKLLLPILGIAVLFSIYFYFAVQIEAPILDLKQLKSSERTKLNDSTFLFKQNFLRKNSYGIWEMYLQGSPEEIGYSHGILSQELMFIQEEAFVKQIKKMIPSEKYLKFLKYVTSFMNRNLPDYIPLEYQKEIKAVSLFADDSFDFIGDNYERQLNYHAAHDIGHAMQNLNLVACTAFSVWDSLSVDSTLLIGRNFDFYVGDKFAENKVLMFISPDSGYNFVSLSWSGMSGVVSGMNNQGLSITLNAAKSEIPFTAKTPVSIIAREIVQYASTIDEAYSIAKKRASFVAETFFIGSSEDGQTAIIEKTPDTTILFRAGTKTEQILTNHFQSPVLFNEKLNQENLRENATGLRFERVEELLNTKTSFDLNDFVSFLRNPYGAENKSIGLGNELALNQFIAHHSILFKPEQKKLWISTKPFQLGAYLPYSLEEIFKNPSMLMDENFGQEVIAPDTLQLSTTYKSFLSYKKLRKKIEFAIEKNSTVNSEVLESFTGVNPNFFYTWELIGDYYVNFGQIDSAYQSYQKALLLEIPNLYEREHLERKCTAIAVNEKK